One Brassica napus cultivar Da-Ae chromosome C4, Da-Ae, whole genome shotgun sequence genomic region harbors:
- the LOC125585451 gene encoding uncharacterized protein LOC125585451 yields MFVEADSKWVKVADRGHKRNSTYRGNSRGDGEASHYRNTRREEPRHDTQEGRTRLSSDQTRVHNVQNMPREEAKEEGNIKDDGEGEVKLMEEDLMDQPSQKFQEELAKTQATGAETVSDPNDAEKGLQEVQGLLGEKLVSPEDEDHVMEMDEIKAHLLEHGIDMDAADDLPDFSEEETEEAIMAYDEEAQPQEEEEQLLTGDGDDAAVADLGNKKTTRKRLFKPAANTAGSTKMRIASALVSPRKRAAAKPSIHRGDNNKQQESKGTSFPKPGHQNA; encoded by the coding sequence ATGTTTGTAGAAGCTGACTCTAAGTGGGTGAAGGTGGcagatagaggtcacaaaagaAACTCCACATATCGTGGAAATTCCCGCGGGGATGGAGAGGCATCACACTATAGAAATACCAGAAGGGAGGAGCCAAGGCATGATACTCAGGAGGGGCGCACTAGGTTATCTTCAGACCAAACCCGGGTTCACAATGTTCAGAATATGCCACGGGAAGAGGCCAAGGAGGAGGGGAATATCAAAGATGATGGAGAAGGGGAGGTGAAATTGATGGAGGAGGATCTCATGGATCAACCATCTCAGAAGTTTCAAGAAGAATTGGCCAAAACTCAGGCTACTGGTGCAGAGACCGTATCGGATCCTAATGATGCAGAGAAGGGGTTACAAGAGGTTCAAGGTCTATTAGGGGAAAAGTTGGTGTCTCCAGAGGATGAAGACCACGTGATGGAGATGGATGAAATAAAGGCTCACTTACTGGAACATGGGATCGACATGGATGCAGCAGATGATTTACCGGACTTTTCAGAAGAGGAAACTGAGGAAGCGATCATGGCATATGATGAGGAAGCGCAGCCGCAAGAGGAGGAGGAACAGCTTCTGACGGGTGATGGAGATGACGCAGCTGTAGCAGACTTGGGGAATAAAAAGACCACTCGCAAGAGGTTGTTTAAACCAGCAGCAAATACTGCAGGAAGCACGAAGATGAGGATTGCTTCAGCTTTGGTCTCCCCGCGCAAACGAGCTGCAGCAAAGCCAAGTATCCACCGGGGTGACAACAACAAACAACAGGAGAGTAAGGGGACTTCATTCCCGAAACCTGGCCATCAAAACGCTTAG